TCTCCGGTTCGGCGCCCCGAAGGCGTTCGACCTCCCGGACCCGTCCCTCGCGGTCGACCCGCACGCGGAACAGGATGTCGCGATCGAAATCGCGCAGGGCTCGGCCGTCGGGCGGGGGGCCCGCGGCGATCTGCCGGCCCCAGCGGATTTCGCCTTGCGCCGGCTCCGCGGGGGAGCCGGGGGAGGCGGCGCGGGCGTAGAGGATCTCGGTGTCGATCAGGGGATCCGAGGCGGACACGAGGCGCGGGCCGCTTCCGGTGCGGCTCGTCGCCGCGGCGATGGAGGCGAGGGCGAAGAGCACGGCCGCCGCCACGGCGGCGCTGCGCCGCACCCGCCCCGCGCTGGAGAAGAGTCTTCCGTCGGTCATGCGTTCGAGCCTCCTGGGGAGCGAGAGGGGCCGCTCCGCCATGCCGACGCCGGCGACCGCGAGCGCCGGCGTGCGGCGGTTCTCCGCGAGCCGCAGGAGGGCTCGCGCATACGCGCGGGGCCGTCCCGTCCGGCCGACGACCTCGTCGTCGCAAGCGAGCTCGCGTTCGACCGCGAGGCGTGCGTTGAGCAGCCAGACGAGCGGGTGGAAGAAGTAGATGCAGCGGACGAACGCCTGCACGGCGTGGACGAGGTGATCGAGCCGGCGAAGGTGGACCAGTTCGTGCATCAGGACCGCCCGCCGCTCCTCCGCGGTCCACAGCGTTCCCGTCGCCGCCGGCAGCAGCACGACCGGGCGCACGAGGCCGAACACGGCGGGAGCGGAAAGTCCGTCGGCGGCGCCGACCACGCGGACCTCGGGGAGCCGCTTCAGGCCGACGTTTCGCGCGAGCGCCGCCAGTTCGTCCCGGAGGGCTCCAGGGGGACGCGCGGCTCGCCGGATGGCGCGCCGGGTTCCGGCGGACCGGACGAGGGCGAGGGCGGCCAGGAACGAGGCGCCCGCCGCCCAGATCGCGAGGCCGGCGAGGGGAAGCGGTTCGACTCCGCCGCGGTCGCGCGTTTCCGGAGCGGCGTCCCCGGGCACCGCGGGGCGGGAAACGGCGGTCACCTGGAGGGCCGGGGCGGCCGGTGCCGGCCCGGGGGGCTGCGAACCGCGGGTGA
This genomic stretch from Acidobacteriota bacterium harbors:
- a CDS encoding TonB family protein, with the translated sequence MNAGESLLSGVARLAWRAGIELSAQAAIAIALVLLAALALRRAAPRVRYALWLVVLLRLALPLPLSSPLGLLTRGSQPPGPAPAAPALQVTAVSRPAVPGDAAPETRDRGGVEPLPLAGLAIWAAGASFLAALALVRSAGTRRAIRRAARPPGALRDELAALARNVGLKRLPEVRVVGAADGLSAPAVFGLVRPVVLLPAATGTLWTAEERRAVLMHELVHLRRLDHLVHAVQAFVRCIYFFHPLVWLLNARLAVERELACDDEVVGRTGRPRAYARALLRLAENRRTPALAVAGVGMAERPLSLPRRLERMTDGRLFSSAGRVRRSAAVAAAVLFALASIAAATSRTGSGPRLVSASDPLIDTEILYARAASPGSPAEPAQGEIRWGRQIAAGPPPDGRALRDFDRDILFRVRVDREGRVREVERLRGAEPEIDRSYRRYVRSFRFEPATLDGEPVEATMLIRFAPARRPGSSAPVMPGTEGVSGPWLDRKIEPVYPKKARDAGIGGKVILRCTVDRDGWTREIEVLRAPETDPGFTEAAIAAVSGWRYRPALLDGAPVESRMTIAVSFTLSGEKESAAGEL